The genomic window CGAAATTCCCAAAGCTCCGGATTTTGAGCCCCATATCTTTATTCCGGATAATTTGGATGATGTGTTTTCTTATATAAATAAGAAGATGCTCTACGGCAAACATCTGGGGCTTCCCCGACCCGAAGCGCGACTTTCAGATGGAGAGGACAAGCAAGCCCAAAAGGTAAGGATGGCGGTTCAAAGGGTAATGGACAAGGTTAAACAATCAGACTGGTTCCAGCCCAAAGCGCTCTACTTGTGGGTTGAGTCATGGTCGGAGGATAACCGTATATTCTGGAAATCGGATAACGGTTCTCTCAGGCTGGATCTGCCGAGACAAAATAAGGATCCGTACGCTTGCGCCGCTGATTGGGTGGCGCCCAACGGCACCGGAGACTCAATAGCAATTTTTATAACGACTTGCGGTAAAGAGCCTAATGAAATAGCATTGAAATGGAAGGAAGAGGGCAGATATCTCGACAGCTTTATACTTCAAGCGCTGGCGATAGAGACTTCCGAGGCTCTTGCAGAAATGATCCATAAAAGGATAAGAGACGAATGGGGATTCCCCGACAAAGAAGATATGACTCTAAAAGAGATCTTCAAGGCGCAGTATCGCGGGATCCGTCTTTCCTTCGGCTATCCGGCTTGTCCGGATTTGGAGGATCAGGCAAAACTGTTCGAGCTGCTCCAGCCGGAGAAGAAAATCGGAGTCAGATTGACGTCCGGCTTCATGATGGAGCCTGAAGCTTCTGTCAGCGCTCTCGTTTTTCACCATCCTGAGGCACATTATTTCCGCGCAGAATGAATATTCCCGGAAGGGGAAATTCTCAGTATCTCTGTCATGCTGAGCGCCTGCCCAACTGATGTTAGGCGGGGAGTCGAAGCATGAGCGGTCAGGACCTGTCCGACTGATGCCAGGCGGGTAAATCCTGACTCGCAGGAAATAATTTTATACTTGCATTACTCGATGTTGAAAGTTACTATCAACTGATGCAAATGCAATCTCTACCTGCGGATATTTAGCGGGATATGGTGCCGGGAAAGGCAGATATCCCAACCCTGACACCTTCCATTATTTCTTTTCCTTTTCGTTTCAACAGGTTCCGATTTAATCGATTCGGAGTCAGCCGTTCACGCCTCAAAGGATGTATCCTGTGAAGGTACGACTGATACTCGAGGACGGAGCCGTTTATCATGGCAAGTCATTCGGAGCAGAGGAGGAAGTGTTCGGAGAGATTGTCTTCAACACTTCTATGTCGGGATATCAGGAGATAATCACCGACCCCTCATACGCCGGGCAAATCGTACTCATGACCTATCCGCACATCGGCAATTACGGAGTCAACAGTCAGGACATGGAATCCGATGCTCCCGTTCTCAGGGGACTGGTCGTCAAGGAGCTGTGTGAGTACCCGAGTAATCACCGTTCAGAGAGTACGCTCGACGATTTCTTGAAGACACACAATATACCGGGCTTACAGGGCATTGACACGCGTTCTCTGACCCGCAGGATTCGTGAAGCCGGGGCGATGAGAAGCATGATAACCTCTTCGACGCTACCCGATGATGAGCTGATCTCGAAAGTTAAATCTTCCGATAAGATGACAGGTTCTGAACTCGCTTCTTCGGTCAGCTCCAAAGAGGTTCGCCCTTTCGGCGGAGAAGAGAGCGCTTTTAAAGTCGCGGTGATCCATTACGGTATAAAGGGTAATATCATTAAAGAGCTGATCAAAAGAGAATGCGGCGGAAATATCTTTCCCGCGACTGTGTCAGCCAAAGAGATAATCAAATCCAAGCCGGACGGAATACTCCTCTCAAACGGTCCCGGCGACCCTGCCGCTGTGGGTTACGCCATCGAATGTATAAAGGAACTGCTAAGTTATGTCCCTCTTTTCGGTATCTGTCTCGGGCATCAACTATTGGCTCATGCATTGGGAGCTGAGACGTATAAACTCAAATTCGGACACAGGGGAGCGAACCATCCTGTATTGGACAAATCGACCGGAAAGGTCGAAATCACGGTTCAAAACCACGGGTTTGCGGTTTCGGCCGATTCCGTCAACGGAGAGGAAGTGGAGATCACTCACGTAAACCTGAACGACGGAACGGTGGAGGGTTTAAGACACAGACAGTTACCGCTGTTTTCTGTCCAGTATCATCCTGAAGCAGCTCCGGGACCGCACGACAGCCGATACCTATTCGACAGGTTTATAGATATGATGAATAATAAGAAATAAATGAGTTGAAGAAGCCTGAATCAGTATTGATAATCGGCTCCGGTCCTATAGTCATCGGGCAGGGAGCGGAATTCGACTACTCCGGTACGCAGGCGTGCAAAGTCCTCAAGCGTGAAGGGATAAGGGTAATCTTGGTGAACAGTAACCCCGCGACTATTATGACCGATCCTGAATTAGCCGATGCGACTTACATTGAACCCATAACCGTCCCGGTCTTGGAGGAGGTTATTAAAAAGGAGAAACCCGACGCCATATTGCCGACTATGGGAGGGCAAACCGGCCTGAACATTGCGGTTGAGCTTGCGGAATCAGGATTTCTTGACGAACAGGGCGTTGAGCTGATCGGAGCGAAGCTCGAGGCGATCAAAAAGGCGGAAGACAGGGATCTGTTCAAGAAAGCTGCCGCCGCCGTCGGATTAAAAGTTCCCGACGGAGATATAGTCACTTCATGGAAAGAAGCGGAGAAGTTAATCAGCGAAATCGGATTCCCTCTGATTATTCGTCCTGCCTTCACATTGGGAGGATCCGGTGGGAATACCGCATATAATATTGAAGAGTACAGGGAGCAGGTGGAGATGGGGTTGTCGGCAAGTCCGATTTCAGAAGTGATGATAGAGCAGTCGATAATAGGCTGGAAAGAGTACGAGTTGGAAGTTATGCGTGACAGAGCGGATAACGTGGTCATAGTTTGTTCGATAGAAAATTTCGATCCGATGGGAGTTCATACGGGTGACAGCATAACGGTGGCGCCGCAGCAGACACTTTCCGACGTCGAGTATCAGGAGATGCGGGATAAATCTATCGCTCTGATCCGTGAGATCGGTGTCGAAACGGGCGGTTCGAACATTCAGTTCGCTGTACACCCGGACAGCGGAGAAATGATGGTTATCGAGATGAACCCCCGTGTATCAAGGAGTTCCGCACTCGCAAGCAAGGCGACCGGATTCCCGATTGCGAAGATAGCCGCTCAACTTGCGGTGGGTTACAGACTCGATGAGATCAGGAATGATATAACAGGCGAAACCCCTGCAAGTTTTGAACCTGCGCTCGATTACGTGGTTGTCAAGATACCCCGATGGGATTTCGAGAAGTTCCCAAAAACCGACAAGCGTCTGGGAGTACAAATGAAGGCGGTGGGTGAGGTAATGGCTTTCGGCAGGAACTTCCGCGAAGCGCTTCAAAAGGCTCTCAGGTCTTTAGAAATAGGCAGGAGCGGACTCGAAGAGCCGTCGATACGCGCGACCCGGAACGGTTTAAACGGGCAGAGCAGGAAAAAGATCCGGGCGAACCTCGGAATGGTCAGGAGTCAAAAGATATTCGATCTTCGGGCGGCGTTTATAGCAGGTCTGGATGTTGAAGAAATTTACTCGCTTACCAAAATCGACCGATGGTTTCTTTATCAGATCAGAACGATAGTAGATGAGGAAAAAGAGCTGAATGACGCCCTAAAGAACGGTTCGATATACGATCAAGAATTCCTTCGCAGGCTAAAAGAGAGCGGATTTTCGGATGCTCATATAAGTTCAGTGGCAGGGATCGACGAAGTAGAGTTTCGGAAGGAACGGAAAAAACTTGGGGTAGAAGTTGTGTATAAGACGGTAGATACATGCGCCGCAGAGTTCCGCTCGAACACTCCCTACATGTATTCTACTTACGAGGACGAGACCGAGCATGTCAGGAACGATTCCAAAAGCGTGATCATTCT from Candidatus Neomarinimicrobiota bacterium includes these protein-coding regions:
- the carA gene encoding glutamine-hydrolyzing carbamoyl-phosphate synthase small subunit, whose product is MKVRLILEDGAVYHGKSFGAEEEVFGEIVFNTSMSGYQEIITDPSYAGQIVLMTYPHIGNYGVNSQDMESDAPVLRGLVVKELCEYPSNHRSESTLDDFLKTHNIPGLQGIDTRSLTRRIREAGAMRSMITSSTLPDDELISKVKSSDKMTGSELASSVSSKEVRPFGGEESAFKVAVIHYGIKGNIIKELIKRECGGNIFPATVSAKEIIKSKPDGILLSNGPGDPAAVGYAIECIKELLSYVPLFGICLGHQLLAHALGAETYKLKFGHRGANHPVLDKSTGKVEITVQNHGFAVSADSVNGEEVEITHVNLNDGTVEGLRHRQLPLFSVQYHPEAAPGPHDSRYLFDRFIDMMNNKK
- the carB gene encoding carbamoyl-phosphate synthase large subunit, which produces MNELKKPESVLIIGSGPIVIGQGAEFDYSGTQACKVLKREGIRVILVNSNPATIMTDPELADATYIEPITVPVLEEVIKKEKPDAILPTMGGQTGLNIAVELAESGFLDEQGVELIGAKLEAIKKAEDRDLFKKAAAAVGLKVPDGDIVTSWKEAEKLISEIGFPLIIRPAFTLGGSGGNTAYNIEEYREQVEMGLSASPISEVMIEQSIIGWKEYELEVMRDRADNVVIVCSIENFDPMGVHTGDSITVAPQQTLSDVEYQEMRDKSIALIREIGVETGGSNIQFAVHPDSGEMMVIEMNPRVSRSSALASKATGFPIAKIAAQLAVGYRLDEIRNDITGETPASFEPALDYVVVKIPRWDFEKFPKTDKRLGVQMKAVGEVMAFGRNFREALQKALRSLEIGRSGLEEPSIRATRNGLNGQSRKKIRANLGMVRSQKIFDLRAAFIAGLDVEEIYSLTKIDRWFLYQIRTIVDEEKELNDALKNGSIYDQEFLRRLKESGFSDAHISSVAGIDEVEFRKERKKLGVEVVYKTVDTCAAEFRSNTPYMYSTYEDETEHVRNDSKSVIILGSGPNRIGQGIEFDYCCVHAVMALREEGFEVSMINCNPETVSTDYDTTDKLFFEPLTFEDVMNVVDAEKPDGVIIQFGGQTPLKLAKKLKEAGCNIFGTSPENIDLAEDREKFGTVLNDLKIKHPEYGVANSVEKALEVANKIGFPVLVRPSYVLGGRGMEIAYDKDMMREFMIKAAEVTPEHPVFIDNFLEGAVEFDVDAIYDGERVMIGGIMQHIEEAGIHSGDSACVLPPYQVGSGELKIMKEYTAKIASALDVRGLLNVQYAVKDGEVYVIEANPRGSRTVPFVSKATGVPLAKIAAKVAVGITLKEQDVKEIPVLKHISIKEPVFPFTKFPGISVYGGPEMRSTGEVMGISDSFGEAFAKAFWAKGHKLPESGGVFISVNDADKRKVVEIARDFSELGFELIATDGTSKLLKENGLNVRKVYKVAENRPNVVDLIIDGEIQLIVNTPLGRSSRFDERAIGDAAIKYQIPCITTISGAAAAVRGIRALKSGGVLKVKSLQEYNI